A region of the Nocardia nova SH22a genome:
GGTGCATCCGGCGCGGCAGTACGCGCCCTCTTCGCTGTCCGGGTCGTACGTGGTGTCGATGCCACAGTGGCCGCAGTGGTAGTAGCTCATTTCCGGCACGGTCATTCCTTCTCAATTCTCTTTATATGCAATGGTTTTCAGGGCTGCCAGTGCAGCTCCGGAGCAGCGAATCGCGGCCCGGCGTCGCCGAGCAGCTGCCGGTCGAGCCACCGCTCGATCACGCCCCGGCACACCGCCGTCGCCCGGTCCGGCGTGATCGTGCCGCACAGCTGGGCATCGCCAGCGGCGCCGAGGCTGCACAGGTCCGTCGCCGAATAGTGCGCGGCACCGAGGACCGTCGCGGCGTCCGCACCGGTCTGCCGCGCCCAGCTCGAGGGCCACGGGGTAGTCAGCTGCAGCGCCAGCACCGGCCGACGCGGATCGACCGGCCCGGCCACCCCGGACCATCCGGCAGGCGCGTCGACCATCACCGCGGCCCGTACCCGTGCGTCCGTGCTCATCGTCTGCACGGCGGTGAGCCCGCCGTAGGAGTGCCCGAGCATCGCGACCCGCTCGAGGTCGGCGGCCGTGCCGACGATCGGCAGCGTCGGCAGCCGGTCGAGTATCAGGCGAGTGTCGGCGAGGCGGGCGTCGAGGCGGGCCCGCATGTATCCGGCATCGTCCGGGCGGGTGCCGTCGCCGACGACGATCCGGCCGCCGGGCAGCTCGACGGCGGGGCTCTCGCCGAGGTGGTCCATCGCGACCGCGATCGACCCGCGGGAGGCGGCATCCTCGGCGAGGCTGGACAGGATCCACCGGGGCGTACCGAGGCCGGGCGACATCACGACGACCGGCAGG
Encoded here:
- a CDS encoding alpha/beta hydrolase family protein, encoding MITRLITAAAAAAVLLCTGAGWARACPCAVRPVAAPAGAHPVGRTEVVLTDAGRVVVASVWYPSTMRGTAPYIPASNPIAAVRIAAEAAEWMHTTPATARTMIAAVVDAAEGAPVDTRLGRLPVVVMSPGLGTPRWILSSLAEDAASRGSIAVAMDHLGESPAVELPGGRIVVGDGTRPDDAGYMRARLDARLADTRLILDRLPTLPIVGTAADLERVAMLGHSYGGLTAVQTMSTDARVRAAVMVDAPAGWSGVAGPVDPRRPVLALQLTTPWPSSWARQTGADAATVLGAAHYSATDLCSLGAAGDAQLCGTITPDRATAVCRGVIERWLDRQLLGDAGPRFAAPELHWQP